One part of the Ornithodoros turicata isolate Travis chromosome 2, ASM3712646v1, whole genome shotgun sequence genome encodes these proteins:
- the LOC135386173 gene encoding uncharacterized protein LOC135386173, producing MSSNAESAEQLEMVPDEEESYDWQALREYIMEVMLPICSCGLATGIALGAVLTSLFLQFVISPKTIRDFIGLKPTTTTPRTYFAYPPPANVCFTRGCSMMSNLLQSMLSEHVEPCDDFYEYVCGRYDVAGRGMLRALQADVNRKAREWAEAMVIPKTGQTPEQKAVAILRACKATRTNNVNDPTDLLSFIAHQRMSLSGADASDPLGRLFELSLHYGLHVLFEIAIPAAGVLTPSGQRELHLNYNGQYESWIRRSSKVDVNYYDKRLTVFGVDTSLQPYITGSETIVRQVMQTVATSLARKTRVPITRLAPTWLDAINKYASPHYTKNDYVRTSNKVIDLVEGVFKGVSNQRINLLALWEIIRQFGPYVNNELRDDKDSIYYARCDQMLSQVASMSFFYSHSLVTPSALRSVGTLASVIQNGLLAWISTSTLVDQQASLENVAKVNFVLGFPEGLQTKQDLETFWSVVPNVGERFLGAWLRQRKSWTIWKLNHPGTFLFFTTARGLPVNRKSRVVGVSATLLHNILFREDLLAAVNYAGLGHLIATALVEGFVSFKGTTTCQQRDWLLGLHVAHKAYLQHSAEQAVRLPVLRLSSRKLFFVSACLKTCAPRGLDGTEKNAVCHDIVKNMQSFAETFECAADSNMNPSKKCSLSRRLR from the exons ATGAGCTCCAATGCTGAAAGTGCAGAG CAACTCGAAATGGTGCCCGACGAAGAGGAGTCTTATGACTGGCAAGCCCTCCGAGAATACATCATGGAAGTTATGCTGCCCATCTGCTCGTGCGGCCTGGCCACTGGGATTGCCCTGGGAGCCGTACTTACGAGCTTGTTCCTGCAATTTGTGATCTCACCAAAGACCATCAGGGACTTCATTGGACTCAAGCCAACGACAACCACCCCACGGACCTACTTCGCCTACCCTCCTCCCGCGAACGTATGTTTCACCAGGGGTTGTAGTATGATGTCCAATTTACTGCAGAGCATGCTGAGTGAGCATGTAGAACCGTGTGACGACTTCTATGAGTACGTATGTGGTCGGTATGACGTCGCGGGAAGAGGAATGCTCAGGGCTTTGCAAGCGGATGTGAACAGGAAGGCGCGGGAATGGGCGGAGGCCATGGTGATACCAAAGACGGGACAAACGCcggagcagaaagcagtggccatacTGCGAGCTTGCAAAGCTACGCGTACGAA CAATGTCAACGACCCAACGGACCTTCTAAGTTTTATAGCGCACCAAAGGATGTCATTAAGTGGTGCAGACGCTTCCGATCCCTTAGGTCGCCTCTTCGAGTTATCCTTGCACTACGGCTTGCACGTCCTTTTTGAGATTGCAATACCAGCTGCGGGGGTTTTAACACCTTCTGGCCAGCGGGAGCTGCATTTGAATTACAACGGGCAGTACGAGTCTTGGATTCGCCGCAGTTCCAAAGTAGATGTCAACTACTACGACAAACGGCTGACTGTGTTTGGTGTCGATACTTCACTGCAGCCCTATATAACTGGAAGTGAAACCATCGTTCGCCAGGTTATGCAGACTGTGGCAACATCCTTGGCACGGAAGACTAGGGTTCCGATCACACGCTTAG cgcctACCTGGCTTGATGCTATCAATAAGTATGCATCGCCACACTACACAAAGAACGACTACGTCAGGACATCAAATAAAGTGATAGACCTTGTAGAAGGGGTTTTCAAAGGTGTATCAAACCAGCGCATCAATCTATTGGCCCTGTGGGAGATCATTCGTCAGTTTGGTCCCTATGTCAACAACGAGCTTCGTGACGACAAGGATTCAATCTACTACGCCCGCTGTGATCAAATGTTGAGTCAAGTTGCCTCCATGAGCTTCTTCTACTCACACAGCCTTGTCACTCCTAGCGCCCTTCGATCTGTGGGAACCCTAGCATCTGTCATTCAAAATGGCCTTTTGGCGTGGATTTCGACATCGACACTTGTAGACCAGCAAGCTTCGTTAGAGAACGTGGCGAAGGTGAACTTTGTGCTTGGCTTCCCTGAAGGTCTCCAAACGAAACAGGACTTGGAAACGTTTTGGTCGGTCGTGCCTAATGTTGGCGAACGTTTTCTGGGCGCATGGCTCCGTCAGCGCAAATCTTGGACGATATGGAAGCTGAATCATCCCGGAACTTTCCTGTTTTTTACGACCGCTAGGGGACTTCCAGTCAATCGGAAATCCCGCGTTGTCGGCGTGTCAGCGACGCTGCTTCATAACATTTTATTCCGCGAGGACTTACTGGCTGCAGTAAACTACGCTGGCCTGGGACACCTTATAGCCACTGCTCTGGTTGAGGGTTTCGTGTCCTTCAAAGGTACGACGACCTGTCAACAGAGAGATTGGTTGCTGGGACTGCACGTCGCCCACAAAGCCTACCTACAACATTCAGCGGAGCAGGCAGTACGCTTGCCGGTGTTGAGGCTGTCATCCCGGAAATTGTTCTTCGTGTCAGCGTGCCTGAAGACGTGTGCCCCGCGCGGCCTAGACGGCACGGAGAAGAACGCCGTCTGTCatgacatcgtcaagaatatgcagTCTTTCGCCGAAACTTTTGAGTGTGCTGCCGATAGTAACATGAATCCTAGCAAAAAATGCAGCCTGTCACGGCGACTCAGATAA